The sequence below is a genomic window from Humulus lupulus chromosome 3, drHumLupu1.1, whole genome shotgun sequence.
TAGCTGGAGAAGGAAGCCAGAGATGGAAGAAGAAATTGGAGAGAGTCATGGCAGAGCAAAGGTAATGTCATCCTAATGGGTTTGATTGTTTTTTAGGAGTGTTGTGTTGTTTATTATGATTCTACCCCTTTTTGGGTTAAtctgtttttgtttaaatttttattactctatgtagttatgtttaaattttaattacTCTACGTAGTTAGTTTTCCCATAAATTATGTtgattaaatttttttagaaaaaatttaATTCTCTTATTTTTGCACAAcaataactaaaaactcgtatcTATGAAAAAATACCTTCATTTTAAACCACTAAATTTGGTTTTTAACGGTTCTCACAAGGAGGACGTACAAGTTCGAATCCCCTCACCAACTAAAAAAAATCTGCTTTTGGTGTAAATTCCCTTATATTAGGGTTTATACCCGCTAACTCCCTAAACCAGATAAACAAACAAGAAAGAAGCTTTAGCTTGAATTATCATTCCTTCTGCACATCACTGACTCTAAACTTAGAACCCAAATACTCGATTTAAATTGATGAACCTCAAACTGAGAAACTCTTTGCTCTCGTTCCTAATCTCAAATAGATCATACGAACCCACCAAGCTTTACCTTCTTCCTCACCATTTCCATCAATGGCGAGGCATAACCAAAGTCCGCCTCAAATGGGTCAAGAACCGAAGCCTTGACCACATAATCGACAAGGATACCGAGCTCAAAGCCGCTTGTCTTCTCAAAGATGCCATTAAAAGGTCCCCCACCGGCTTCCTCACCGCCAAGTCCTTTGCCGATTGGCAGAAGCTTCTAGGCCTCACCGTCCCTGTTCTCCGGTTCATGCGAAGGTACCCAACAATCTTTCATGAATTTCCTCACGCCCAATACTCAAATTTGCCTTGTTTTAAATTAACGGACACTTCACTGTTGTTAGACTCACAAGAACAGAGTATACACCAAGCTCAAGAAAACGACGCCGTCGAGAGGCTTTGTAGACTGCTTATGATGACTAAAACTAGGACTTTACAGCTTAAATCTTTGTATCCGATCAAATGGGATCTGGGTTTGCCTGATAATTTTGAGAAATTAATGGTTCCCAAATACCCAGATCTTTTTCGGTTCATTAAGGCCTCAAATGGGTTGAGCTGCTTGAGACTTTTACAATGGCGTGATGAGTTTGCTGTTTCGGCATTGGAGATGAGTAAGGAGAATAGTGAAGTGGGGGATGAGTATAGGCAGTTCAAGAGAGGTCAAACGATGTTGTCCTTTCCCATGAGTTTTCCAAGGGGTTATGGAGCTCAGAAGAAGGTTAGAGATTGGATGGAGGAGTTTCAGAAATTACCATACATTTCTCCTTATGAGGATTCCAGGAATATTGATCCCAATAGTGATTTAATGGAGAAAAGAGTAGTTGGGCTTTTACATGAGATTTTGAACGTGACTCTTCACAAGAAGACTAAGAGAAATTACTTGAGAGGCATGAGAGAGGAGTTAAATCTTCCACATAAGTTTACAAGAATCTTCACTAGGTATCCTGGGATTTTCTACTTGTCGTTGAAGTGCAAAACGACAACAGTTTCCCTTAGGGAAGGGTACCAAAGAGGGAAACTGGTGAACCCACATCCATTGACTCGTCTAAGAGAGAAATTTTATCATGTTATGAGAACAGGTTTGCTGTATAGAGGTAAAGGTGAAATCCTCCTACCAAAAGAGGGTATTATGCTTGACACTGGGGAGAATGAAAGTGAGCTAGAAGAATCTGAAGAAGAGGAAGAGGTTGACATTGACGATGAAGGCTCCGAGTACATTTCTGAGTTTGAAAACTCTGATGAAGATTAGTACTTTCAGGTTACCAAGAATTTTTTTTCCCCTTGATGATCATCAACTTTCCCAGTTAAAATTTCCGAGAGTAGTGACACTAGGTTGTTTCTATCAATTCAAGTACAAGGCTGTATACCCAATTGATTTATTAATCAGAAATAAGACCACAAAAACCTTAGCTTTTGTTCTTACATGCATTATTCCGCTAGTTGGTTCCTTCCGTGGGTGATCTTGCTGATGATTCAGTTCTAGTTTTTCCTTTGTACCACGTACAGTGAATATTGTTAGACTTGTACATTAACtggaataaaattattttaaaaaaaaactatatgcgACACTCAACGTGTATTCAAAATTTATCAAACAATCAATCGTATTGGATGTAAATTTTTCCTGAATATATACAAGTTTACAACAGTACATACGCTCT
It includes:
- the LOC133823484 gene encoding protein WHAT'S THIS FACTOR 9, mitochondrial, with the protein product MNLKLRNSLLSFLISNRSYEPTKLYLLPHHFHQWRGITKVRLKWVKNRSLDHIIDKDTELKAACLLKDAIKRSPTGFLTAKSFADWQKLLGLTVPVLRFMRRYPTIFHEFPHAQYSNLPCFKLTDTSLLLDSQEQSIHQAQENDAVERLCRLLMMTKTRTLQLKSLYPIKWDLGLPDNFEKLMVPKYPDLFRFIKASNGLSCLRLLQWRDEFAVSALEMSKENSEVGDEYRQFKRGQTMLSFPMSFPRGYGAQKKVRDWMEEFQKLPYISPYEDSRNIDPNSDLMEKRVVGLLHEILNVTLHKKTKRNYLRGMREELNLPHKFTRIFTRYPGIFYLSLKCKTTTVSLREGYQRGKLVNPHPLTRLREKFYHVMRTGLLYRGKGEILLPKEGIMLDTGENESELEESEEEEEVDIDDEGSEYISEFENSDED